ATGGCGGGACCCGTCACGGCGCTGCGCGGCTGATCGGGCTCGCCGGGAGCATGGAAATTGGCGATCGCCGAGATGGCGGCTGTCACCCCGGCGACCATGGCGAGACTCCCCGCCGTGACGATCGCGGTCAGTGGGGCCTGATCCGAGGTGAGCATGACCGGCGGCGAGGGCCGCGCATGCTGGTGCGCGGCGATCACCTGGTCAAGCTGAGCCACGACGGCTGCGCGCTCGCCGATGGCGGCGGCGAAGGCCAGGGTCACGTGGAACCGGAATCCGTCGGCGGCGGCCGGCGGCAGCAGCAGTCCCGAGAGTCTTTGCTCGTCGACCGTGTGGATCAGGGTGAACGGTGCCCGCCGATCGTGTGCCAGCCCGCTCAGCCGCGCGTAGGTCCACTCGCGTAACCCATCGTGGCCGACGAAGACGACGGCGCGATTAGTCACGACCACCATTCCCGCGTCGATCACGTGGAGCCCGTCTGCAAGCACCGGGTTGAGGGTCCCGTTGGGCGTGGGCAGGACCGCCCGTTCGGGCTGGGGCAGGCCGGCGATGTGGCGCCCCTCCGCCTCGATGAGTTCGGCGGCGGGCAGCACGGTGAAGACGGCCTCGTCGGGGAAGAACTCCAGAGCGAGACCGGCGGCTGCGTCCGCCGACCCCCTGAACTCAGACGCCGCCGCTCGCAGCCGCCGCAGCTTCGTGTCCGGCTGGTGCCACGCCTCCAGCGCCGCGTCGTACGCCCGTTGCTGCCGCTCGTTCGTCCGGTCGGCCCACCGTTCACGCCATCCGCGCAGGCCGATCGGCTGTGTCTTCCACACCCCGGGTGGCCTTCTGTGAAGATGGCTCTTTTTTGGCGTCACACCTGGTACAACCCACCCAAGACCACACGGGACACGGCACAAACATCAACGCGCCTGATTTGACCAGGAAAGCGCGGAAATCGATGTAGGTGAACGACGCCTTCTGCCTGCCGCATGGGCCCGACGTGCGTCAGCCTGGGCCCGTGGCCCCGGCACTGCCATCGCGCCCAGCCGCCGATAATGACCAGGTCGTGGCGGGGCGTGTGTCTCACGTTCCGACCGTGTCCCTACGTCGACTCGCGGGCATCCCCGCTAGGAGCCGCCACCAATGACGACACCTACACCGTCCCCCGGCCGCGCACACGAGGTGCCCCTGGACGACACCGCAGTCCTGCCCGTGTTCGCCGCGCCCGCCGAGACCAAGAGGAAGACGCTGCCGTGGCTGCTCGCCGGCGCCGCTGCCGTCGTCGGGCTGTGCTGCTGCGGCGGAGTGATCATGGCGGCCAATGGCCTCTCCCCCACCGCGGCGCCCACCGCCAGCACGACGCCCGGCAACCGCTTCGTCGACGGCATCCCCAATCCGAGTCCGTCCGCGCCGAAACCGATCACACCGACCCCTCCTGCAGCGGAGGAGACACCGGCTGACCCCGCGACCACCGTTCGCACGCCCCCGGGCCAGGCCGACGGCCACGCGCACAAGCAGTCCCGCACCCGCTCCCACCACCACCCGGCCAAAGCCGCCGCCCCCGCCGACGACCGACCCTCGATTCGCCACGTGCAAAGAGGCGAACGCAGCCGGCTACGGCCCATACGCAGGGGCATCGACCCCGAGTACGCCTGGTACCGCGATCCGAACGACGACGGCCTGGTCTGCGAACGACGATAGGGCCTACGGCGTGATCGGGCGGGCATGCGGGAATCGGTTCTGGCCAGCTCAATCCAGCAACGCCCGGACGGCAGCGGAGGTGGTCTGTCGCCTGTTCGCGGGATGGTCCGGCTGGACTTTTGGCTGATGGTGAGTATGGTCAGCTAGCTGTCCGAACCTGTGCGTTCAGAGGAGGCCGGCGACCGTGGCCGAGAGATCGACCGCTCGCCCCGCCGATGGGGCTGCCCAAGTACACGACGGCCCAAGTGACGTAGACAGCTGGATCGCTCACCTGTCGCGGCCAGCAGAAGGCGACTTCGACACTGACGACGAGTGGCCGGAGGCTGCCGCGCCGCAGTGGCGCGAGAACGCGTCGGACCCGTACGAGGAGTCGTGCCAGCCCGCGGACACGAACCAGGAGCAGGAGCAGGAGCAGGAGCAGGAGCAGGAGCAGGAGCAGGAGCAGGAGCAGGAGCAGGAGCAGGAGCAGGAGCAGGAAGGCTCGCACGCACGGCACCGGGCAGACCAGCAGTACGAGGAATACGAGCAGTACGACGGGGCCTACGGTCAGGACGAGCACGCGTACTGGGGGTCCGACCCACTGGCCGAACCCGCACCGGCGGGCTACGAGACCGACCAGACCTACCGGCCCGACGAGCACGAGCAGGCCTCGTGGGAGGAACGGCAGGCCCAAGCGCCGTACGGACCGATCGATGCCGGTCCAGTCCACGAGGACGCGTATGCCGCGCTGCAGGACACATACGTCCCGGAGATGGGCTACGCCGCCCGAGAGGAGCATTACCCGCACGACGATTACGCCGGCCCCAACGAGTACCGCTACGGCGGGTCCGCCCCGCAGGAACCCGAGGCGGTCGACGA
This sequence is a window from Micromonospora sp. NBRC 110009. Protein-coding genes within it:
- a CDS encoding excalibur calcium-binding domain-containing protein; amino-acid sequence: MPLDDTAVLPVFAAPAETKRKTLPWLLAGAAAVVGLCCCGGVIMAANGLSPTAAPTASTTPGNRFVDGIPNPSPSAPKPITPTPPAAEETPADPATTVRTPPGQADGHAHKQSRTRSHHHPAKAAAPADDRPSIRHVQRGERSRLRPIRRGIDPEYAWYRDPNDDGLVCERR
- a CDS encoding RodZ family helix-turn-helix domain-containing protein encodes the protein MAERSTARPADGAAQVHDGPSDVDSWIAHLSRPAEGDFDTDDEWPEAAAPQWRENASDPYEESCQPADTNQEQEQEQEQEQEQEQEQEQEQEQEQEQEGSHARHRADQQYEEYEQYDGAYGQDEHAYWGSDPLAEPAPAGYETDQTYRPDEHEQASWEERQAQAPYGPIDAGPVHEDAYAALQDTYVPEMGYAAREEHYPHDDYAGPNEYRYGGSAPQEPEAVDDSPTRVLHIPELDARPRPASRRRWLIAVGGLALGVLVCALAFTWGSDEREGAPPLVIATLSPEASEEPMAIPEIPSATPSTATPRSSSTTPRTTPKVTPSAAPSVTRSTTPAQTRSAGPTVLGPSSNDGVANMAQGYCDRHAAGSSAQPRNDGRWQCTRVLLTSAVDMDVACRDTYGSGAYARTSNPGDPYAWRCYR